One stretch of Archocentrus centrarchus isolate MPI-CPG fArcCen1 chromosome 5, fArcCen1, whole genome shotgun sequence DNA includes these proteins:
- the b9d2 gene encoding B9 domain-containing protein 2, producing the protein MAELHIIGQIIGASGFPQNSLFCKWGVHTGGAWRLLSGLKEGQTQVDSPQTGDMAYWSHPIDLHYASKGLQGWPKLHLQVWHQDSFGRCQLYGYGYCHVPSSPGHHRINCATWRPLGSWQEQLAQMFVGGGPQLRSPDLIYSGADRYRLHTEAMGTVELELGIIMRHFDKYGVES; encoded by the coding sequence ATGGCAGAACTACACATTATAGGGCAGATCATCGGTGCCAGTGGTTTCCCGCAAAACAGCCTATTTTGCAAGTGGGGAGTTCATACGGGAGGAGCATGGCGTCTTCTATCCGGGTTGAAGGAGGGTCAGACCCAGGTGGATAGCCCCCAAACCGGAGACATGGCGTACTGGAGCCACCCGATCGATCTGCACTACGCGTCCAAGGGGCTGCAAGGTTGGCCGAAGCTTCACCTACAGGTATGGCACCAGGATTCTTTCGGACGGTGCCAGCTGTATGGTTACGGGTACTGCCACGTCCCTTCCAGCCCTGGACATCACCGAATAAACTGTGCGACCTGGAGGCCGCTCGGCTCCTGGCAAGAGCAGCTGGCGCAAATGTTTGTCGGCGGAGGTCCCCAGCTCCGCAGCCCGGACCTTATCTACAGCGGGGCGGACAGATACAGACTGCACACCGAAGCCATGGGGActgtggagctggagctgggcATTATCATGAGACACTTTGACAAATATGGCGTCGAGAGTTGA
- the alas1 gene encoding 5-aminolevulinate synthase, non-specific, mitochondrial isoform X1, with product MTWMTANLHRHFPTSLNCVANQNSRPQSSPPLLIMDVIVRRCPFLARVPQAFFQQSKKTLVSYAQRCPIMMELAAKPMAPSMARALCSSSSHQSTENTMSAAPKQEVESKLPAGHPVPPPAQMMGSKCPFLAAEMSQKNSGVVRQVGLEFQEDVQEVRTVKKEVSAAQLKQQSLASNTEGETTLMKTLLKQRPKKVSHLLQDNLPARMARFQYDEFFEKKIEEKKNDHTYRVFKTVNRRATEFPMADDFTNSLEEKRDVSVWCSNDYLGMSRHPRVVQSIMDTLQQHGSGAGGTRNISGTSKFHVELEQELADLHKKDAALLFTSCFVANDSTLFTLAKMLPGCEIYSDAGNHASMIQGIRNSGTKKFIFRHNDVAHLREQLEKGDPTKPKIVAFETVHSMDGAVCPLEEMCDLAHEFGAITFVDEVHAVGLYGPRGGGIGDRDGVMHKMDIISGTLGKAFGCVGGYIASTATLVDTVRSYAAGFIFTTSLPPMLLAGAKQSIQILKEEEGRSLRRKHQRNVKLLRQMLMDSGLPVVHCPSHIIPVRVSNAEKNTEVCDIMMRRHNIYVQAINYPTVARGDELLRIAPTPHHTPEMMKYFVERLVQTWKEVGLELKPHSSAECTFCQQPLHFELMSEREKSYFSGLSHPISACA from the exons cCACTTCCTTGAACTGTGTGGCAAACCAG AACTCGAGACCACAGTCATCACCACCACTGCTGATTATGGATGTAATAGTGCGCCGCTGTCCGTTCTTGGCTCGTGTGCCCCAGGCCTTCTTCCAGCAGTCAAAAAAGACTCTGGTATCGTATGCCCAACGATGTCCCATCATGATGGAGCTGGCTGCAAAACCTATGGCTCCTTCAATGGCACGTGCACTCTGTTCCTCGTCCTCCCACCAGTCAACCGAGAACACCATGTCTGCTG CCCCCAAACAGGAGGTGGAGTCCAAGCTGCCCGCAGGCCACCCTGTGCCACCTCCGGCACAGATGATGGGCTCCAAATGCCCTTTCCTGGCTGCTGAGATGAGCCAGAAGAACAGCGGTGTAGTCCGTCAGGTTGGCCTGGAGTTCCAAGAGGATGTACAGGAAGTCCGCACTGTCAAGAAAG AAGTGTCTGCTGCCCAGTTGAAGCAGCAATCCTTGGCCAGTAACACTGAAGGAGAAACCACATTAATGAAAACTCTCCTGAAACAGCGACCCAAGAAGGTCAGCCACCTGCTGCAGGACAACTTACCAGCAAGAA TGGCCCGCTTCCAATACGATGAGTTTTTTGAGAAGAAGATTGAAGAGAAGAAGAACGATCACACGTACCGTGTGTTTAAGACGGTGAATCGTCGGGCCACTGAGTTCCCAATGGCTGATGACTTCACAAACTCTCTAGAAGAAAAGCGGGATGTGTCAGTTTGGTGTAGCAATGACTACCTGGGCATGAGTCGACACCCTCGAGTGGTGCAGTCCATCAT GGATACTCTACAACAGCACGGTTCAGGGGCAGGAGGTACCAGGAATATCTCTGGGACCAGTAAATTCCATGTGGAGCTGGAACAAGAGCTGGCTGACCTTCACAAGAAGGATGCAGCATTGCTTTTCACCTCTTGCTTCGTTGCCAATGACTCTACCCTATTCACTCTTGCAAAGATGCTCCCTG GTTGTGAAATCTACTCTGATGCAGGCAACCATGCCTCAATGATTCAAGGTATCAGAAACAGCGGCACCAAGAAATTTATTTTCCGCCACAATGATGTAGCCCATCTTCGAGAGCAGCTGGAGAAGGGAGACCCCACAAAACCGAAGATTGTGGCCTTTGAGACCGTTCATTCCATGGATG GCGCTGTGTGTCCCCTGGAGGAAATGTGCGACTTGGCTCATGAATTTGGTGCCATCACCTTCGTGGACGAGGTTCACGCTGTGGGCCTCTACGGCCCCAGAGGAGGGGGCATCGGTGACAGGGATGGCGTGATGCACAAGATGGATATCATCTCGGGGACTCTAG GCAAGGCCTTCGGCTGTGTTGGTGGCTACATCGCAAGTACCGCCACCCTGGTGGACACAGTGCGTTCTTACGCTGCCGGTTTCATCTTCACCACCTCTCTGCCGCCGATGCTTCTAGCTGGAGCCAAGCAGTCGATCCAGATCcttaaagaagaagaggggCGCTCGCTGAGACGCAAACACCAGCGCAACGTCAAGTTGCTCCGGCAGATGCTGATGGACTCCGGGTTGCCTGTTGTGCACTGCCCGAGCCACATCATCCCTGTCCGG GTCTCAAATGCTGAGAAAAACACAGAGGTGTGTGACATCATGATGCGTCGCCATAACATCTATGTGCAGGCTATCAACTATCCCACTGTTGCCAGGGGAGATGAGCTGCTGCGCATTGCCCCAACTCCTCACCACACCCCTGAGATGATGAAATACTTTGTTG AGAGGTTGGTCCAAACATGGAAGGAGGTGGGCCTGGAGCTGAAGCCTCACTCATCAGCAGAGTGCACGTTCTGCCAGCAGCCGCTGCACTTCGAGCTGATGAGCGAGCGAGAGAAGTCTTACTTCAGTGGCCTCAGCCACCCCATCTCAGCCTGCGCATAA
- the alas1 gene encoding 5-aminolevulinate synthase, non-specific, mitochondrial isoform X2 produces the protein MDVIVRRCPFLARVPQAFFQQSKKTLVSYAQRCPIMMELAAKPMAPSMARALCSSSSHQSTENTMSAAPKQEVESKLPAGHPVPPPAQMMGSKCPFLAAEMSQKNSGVVRQVGLEFQEDVQEVRTVKKEVSAAQLKQQSLASNTEGETTLMKTLLKQRPKKVSHLLQDNLPARMARFQYDEFFEKKIEEKKNDHTYRVFKTVNRRATEFPMADDFTNSLEEKRDVSVWCSNDYLGMSRHPRVVQSIMDTLQQHGSGAGGTRNISGTSKFHVELEQELADLHKKDAALLFTSCFVANDSTLFTLAKMLPGCEIYSDAGNHASMIQGIRNSGTKKFIFRHNDVAHLREQLEKGDPTKPKIVAFETVHSMDGAVCPLEEMCDLAHEFGAITFVDEVHAVGLYGPRGGGIGDRDGVMHKMDIISGTLGKAFGCVGGYIASTATLVDTVRSYAAGFIFTTSLPPMLLAGAKQSIQILKEEEGRSLRRKHQRNVKLLRQMLMDSGLPVVHCPSHIIPVRVSNAEKNTEVCDIMMRRHNIYVQAINYPTVARGDELLRIAPTPHHTPEMMKYFVERLVQTWKEVGLELKPHSSAECTFCQQPLHFELMSEREKSYFSGLSHPISACA, from the exons ATGGATGTAATAGTGCGCCGCTGTCCGTTCTTGGCTCGTGTGCCCCAGGCCTTCTTCCAGCAGTCAAAAAAGACTCTGGTATCGTATGCCCAACGATGTCCCATCATGATGGAGCTGGCTGCAAAACCTATGGCTCCTTCAATGGCACGTGCACTCTGTTCCTCGTCCTCCCACCAGTCAACCGAGAACACCATGTCTGCTG CCCCCAAACAGGAGGTGGAGTCCAAGCTGCCCGCAGGCCACCCTGTGCCACCTCCGGCACAGATGATGGGCTCCAAATGCCCTTTCCTGGCTGCTGAGATGAGCCAGAAGAACAGCGGTGTAGTCCGTCAGGTTGGCCTGGAGTTCCAAGAGGATGTACAGGAAGTCCGCACTGTCAAGAAAG AAGTGTCTGCTGCCCAGTTGAAGCAGCAATCCTTGGCCAGTAACACTGAAGGAGAAACCACATTAATGAAAACTCTCCTGAAACAGCGACCCAAGAAGGTCAGCCACCTGCTGCAGGACAACTTACCAGCAAGAA TGGCCCGCTTCCAATACGATGAGTTTTTTGAGAAGAAGATTGAAGAGAAGAAGAACGATCACACGTACCGTGTGTTTAAGACGGTGAATCGTCGGGCCACTGAGTTCCCAATGGCTGATGACTTCACAAACTCTCTAGAAGAAAAGCGGGATGTGTCAGTTTGGTGTAGCAATGACTACCTGGGCATGAGTCGACACCCTCGAGTGGTGCAGTCCATCAT GGATACTCTACAACAGCACGGTTCAGGGGCAGGAGGTACCAGGAATATCTCTGGGACCAGTAAATTCCATGTGGAGCTGGAACAAGAGCTGGCTGACCTTCACAAGAAGGATGCAGCATTGCTTTTCACCTCTTGCTTCGTTGCCAATGACTCTACCCTATTCACTCTTGCAAAGATGCTCCCTG GTTGTGAAATCTACTCTGATGCAGGCAACCATGCCTCAATGATTCAAGGTATCAGAAACAGCGGCACCAAGAAATTTATTTTCCGCCACAATGATGTAGCCCATCTTCGAGAGCAGCTGGAGAAGGGAGACCCCACAAAACCGAAGATTGTGGCCTTTGAGACCGTTCATTCCATGGATG GCGCTGTGTGTCCCCTGGAGGAAATGTGCGACTTGGCTCATGAATTTGGTGCCATCACCTTCGTGGACGAGGTTCACGCTGTGGGCCTCTACGGCCCCAGAGGAGGGGGCATCGGTGACAGGGATGGCGTGATGCACAAGATGGATATCATCTCGGGGACTCTAG GCAAGGCCTTCGGCTGTGTTGGTGGCTACATCGCAAGTACCGCCACCCTGGTGGACACAGTGCGTTCTTACGCTGCCGGTTTCATCTTCACCACCTCTCTGCCGCCGATGCTTCTAGCTGGAGCCAAGCAGTCGATCCAGATCcttaaagaagaagaggggCGCTCGCTGAGACGCAAACACCAGCGCAACGTCAAGTTGCTCCGGCAGATGCTGATGGACTCCGGGTTGCCTGTTGTGCACTGCCCGAGCCACATCATCCCTGTCCGG GTCTCAAATGCTGAGAAAAACACAGAGGTGTGTGACATCATGATGCGTCGCCATAACATCTATGTGCAGGCTATCAACTATCCCACTGTTGCCAGGGGAGATGAGCTGCTGCGCATTGCCCCAACTCCTCACCACACCCCTGAGATGATGAAATACTTTGTTG AGAGGTTGGTCCAAACATGGAAGGAGGTGGGCCTGGAGCTGAAGCCTCACTCATCAGCAGAGTGCACGTTCTGCCAGCAGCCGCTGCACTTCGAGCTGATGAGCGAGCGAGAGAAGTCTTACTTCAGTGGCCTCAGCCACCCCATCTCAGCCTGCGCATAA